From the Fusarium oxysporum Fo47 chromosome X, complete sequence genome, the window GTACCGACCGCCCTACATCGTACTTTTCAAATATGAGAATACAATCTTCCCAGCCCAAAGCGCAGAGAGGCTGCTGGACGTGTAAAAGTGCGCTGAGCCAGTCAGGCGTGTATACAACTAGACTAATATAAGCACCAGGTCGCAAGATTGGTTGCGATAGGAGTCTCCCTTGTTGCGAAAATTGTCTTCGAACTAGCCGAGCTTGCCAGGGCTACGGGCCTCGCCTGGTATGGCGGCCTGAGTCTACCATCGAGCCTCGGCATATTCGCTCTCAACTGCCGCCCTTCTCTGCGAGCTCGACTCAGGTGCCACAGGGACATGAAACGAGATTCTTGATCTACGACTCGAAAGACATGGACCTCGCAGCAGGTCGCCTTAATTGGCATAAGGCACTGGCGGGGGCCCTAGCAGGGCCAAGGTGCACTCCCATGTTACACCGGCCTTCTACTGACCAGGAGAGCGCCATCTTCAGTTACTGTCTGTATTAGACTTCTCGGTAACTCACTTAGGGTGCATTGAGCTGACGTACTTATTAAGACATTCACGTAATAGCCCCAATGTGCTCGACTACTCAATCCGATAATGGGCTGTGGCAGGAACTACCATCAGTCGCCCTCTCTATGTATGATGCTTCTACCGAAGCACTCTTCTACTCCATGCTTGCGATTTCAGGGCATCATCGCTGGGGTCCCAACGCCGCGAATACCTTTAAGGCAAAAGCAGTACAAGCACTCACCCGCTCACTCATCCACACAAATAGCCATGCTCAAAAAAGTACACCATCGCAATTAGCAGCAGTCATGATGTTGTGCATGCATAGTGTAGGTGCCATAACCAGAACTATATGAGATATCTTGGACGGAGCTCACAAAATATCATCAGGTTTTCGACGCTGACGAGGGTCACTTCTATATTCACTTGGGAGGAGCTAGACGGGTTTTACAGAATCTGAACCTAGACTACAGGCAAAACAAGATCACTGAGTTTCTCACCGTATGGCTCATGTACTATCACGTACTTAGCGGTTTTGTCCACCCACTACGGCAGGCCCAGGATGTATATGATGATATCTCACTTGATCGAATCATTTCGCAGGACGACTCAACAATCGTGCGTAGCATTGTTTCGCTCGGGTGTCTGTCTCCTACTAAATCTTGAAACAGATTCTAGGGCTTCTAGGCTGCTCGCCTGGCGTCTTCATCGCTATCCGCCGTATTAATATCCTTCGCGCGAGTATCCTCTTCAAGCAAGCCGACGTACCCGTACCTACTGATACGACCGAACAACGGTCCGCATTAGAAGCAATGCTTTTATCTGCTGAGCAGCACCTCAGTCGCGATGAGACGACCTGCTTAGTACACCTAAACCGTGCGGAGGCTGTAGCTAAGGCGGAGCTGTATCGGTTGGCCGCTCTCCTTTACTTGCAACGTGTGGTGCCGGtagatggagatgagaatCGTAGAGCAGCATACGTGCAGCAGGCACTTTCCATCATGTCAGGGCTCACGGTGGCGACGAGTCCCTGGCCTTGTTTCATTGTAGCTTGCGAAGTAACGTTGGAAGAGCAGCGGCTGCAAATCCTTGAGGTTCTTTATAAGATGGATACGGTGCGAAAAATTGGAAATATGCATGTTACGCGTACCATCGTTGAGACTATTTGGAAGCAACAAGACCTTCGAGCTGGGATTGAACAAGTTGGTTGGTGGTCTTACCCAAGCTTAGATCTGTCAGTTCCTTGGTTTGCATAATATATGGTAGTAAATTCCATTTCCCCCTATCAGTAATATGTTTCTATAAATGAGAAGATTTATagaaattaaattaaatttaattcTATATAATTAACAATATgtataattacttttaaatataatactttttatttctagtaataaataaacttaagaatatttaataattttattaatacctTATGAAGTTGCCCTGGTTTACCTCCTTAGCCTAGTTTATCTTAcaaatatataaatagtaatagtttatattatattaaagaagCCTCTTAGTTTTACGCTACTCGGCTCGAGCCAACAAGTAGTCTTTTAATCTTTCCACCTGATGGCCACTTCAATGCTTTATAATGTATAGGAAGTATTGACGCCAAAGCTGTCCACGAGACTCCTCAATATACTTTTCTTTATGTTAATACTAGCTAAGTCTAGAGCTGCTCACAGGCCTGTAGATAGCTGTCACTCTGAGAACAGTGATCCAGTAAGATATTTCAATCCTGTGTCGCAAGCAACTGTAACAATCTTTTTTCCTGGGCCAAGTTCTCTGGCGAGGTGAATTGCAGCTGCGATGTTTAAGCCGGATGATGTCCCAACGAAAAGTCCTTCATATTTGGCAAGTTTCCTGCACATCTCTCgtccttcttcctcctttaAGGCCTGCGTATCATCGTATAATGCTTTATCGACGTGTTGAGAGATGAAGCCTGGTGAGATACCGTCCACGCCGTGGGCGCCTTTCTGTCCTTTCGACAGTAGGGCTGCGCCTTCAGGCTCGACGAGAACGACTCGGATATCTGGCATGATCGGTTTCAGGACACTGGAAACGGCCATAACCATACCCCCAGTGCCAAAGGATCCGCAGAATGCATCAAATCCGTTTGGAAACTGAGCGGTCAGCTCATGGCCGATCTGTCTATACCCAACAAGCGCGTCACTATTGCTGAACTGATCTGTATAGAAATAGCCATCTCCTTTGCTGAGCTCCACGGCTTTGCTTTTCATATGCGTCATCAGATCCGCAGTGGCTTTACCGGTAGGGCTATGAGTTATATCAACCGTGGCTCCAAACGCCGCCATAGTAAGCAGCTTCTCGTTGGCATAGGCATTAGAAGAGTGTGCCACAAATGGGTAACCTTTCACAGCACAAACGAATGCCAGTGACGAGCCTGTGCTGCCGCCTGTGGCCTCAACAACCGTCATGTGAGGCGCCAGTCGCCCGGATCTCTCAGCTTCCTCAATCATTGATTTCGCCATACGATCTTTGTAAGAGCCTGTTGCACTGAAATACTCTAGCTTCACATACACATCTGCGCAGCCCTCAGGGACAACGTGCTGAAGCTTCACCACGGGAGTATTCCCCAATACGTCAAGTATCGAGGCGGCGGGGGGTGGAGGAACCATGAGTACAGTTCGGTCGCAATCGAGTCGGACAGTTTAGATGAAGATCTGACTGTCGCCGAAGGCTTCGCAGTGATGTGCAAAAGTATTGAAAGGAGTACAGATCTTGGCAGACGATGAAGATTGAACAGAGTCCGGCAAGTTGCGCCAGGATCTTTTACAATGCAGTGGCTAAGCGCCTTAAATAAGAAAATTCTTTACAGTAAACAGTCTTTCACAGGCCCTTGAGgtgtttttcttcttcttagcCCTAGTATTAAAATGGAATAGTCTATACACTTTTTGATAAAAACGAATTAAGAAAAAGCGAGGAAAAGAATGATTCAATTTGCCGCTGGTAGTTCATACGAATCATGGTCAGCTCTATGGGGTAGCGACTCAAAACTTTGGCAATATTTTGCGAGACTTCTTCTGATTTGACCCACTACAGCCACTAGCTCTAAGACTAGACTGGAATTGGCTTGGCTAGGTAGGCTAGAGCAGGCAATGATTGACAACTGGGGGGGGGCGAGGGCTGCTTTCTTTCCGGTAGCGACATTCAGCGCCTCGGCGTGATCTCCCACGCAGGAGTCGACCCCGTAGCTCTTATCGATCGCAGAATATTACCCCGCAAAGATAACAGGGGCTTTCAAAAATGACCGAAGGCCAAACTCATAGGTCTTCTGGCCGACACAGCTTCCAGGTTTGCGCGTGACTCTTGCTTTCTTAACGTTACTCCCACGAAGTCGGGGTGTCAGGCATAAAAGATCTGTGTCTAAAAATGGGATCTTCTGTACAGAGTAGGCCGATGAACAGTTAAATATGCACGATGCGCCCCATACTTACCGTGCAGTTCCATCAGGGCGCGAAGAGATAATTGTTCAACTACTTGGAATGACTAGTGGGACGATCAAAATCATTACAAAAATTACAATTGCTTGCTCGGATATCTGTTTCGTAAGATCTACTACCCATCAGTTGCGCAGAGTCTAACTACAGAAAGTTGACTTAAGAATGGACTTACTCAACCATGTCTCAAACCTGCTCCCGTCGAAAACCCTACGCAAGCTAGGCCCCACCCGTTCAAATATAAGCATGCAATGGCAGCTACAGACACCGATGCCCTTATTTCTTGAAAGCAGCGAGCTTTCCACTGGTACTCCACTCATAGGGGAGGCCATACTCGACACGAGAAAAGATTTAGACGTCAAGAGCTTCCATGTGACATTGCGTCTCCATCGCCACTACAAGAAACCCCTTCGTCCCAACTGCCCTGACTGTGCTCACGATTATGTTCAGCTTCAAAGGTGGATTTTTATTGATAGCAAACCTATGCCAGCCAATGGAAAATACCCCTTCATGTTCACTACGCGGCTTGACAACGACACGCCTCCCTCGGTGACTACACCTCTGTTGGACCTCACGTACGAATTATCCGCAGAGCTCATACTGGCCACTGGAGAGCCCATTATCTGGAAACACAACCTCGAAGTGAAACGTTCACTGTACAGACCCGAAATTCTTCGTGATGATTCTTTGAGAATTTCAGGAACCCCGTTGAACGCGCGTTTGTCGTCGGAGCAAATTATCAGACTGGACAAGAAAACTCATGTAGACTTTTCGCTCTCTCAAATCAGGCACGAAAAAGGACGTGAGATCTACGCATGGGAAGCGCTCGGGGTGGAATGGAGGCTTGAAGAGCGCATAGAGGGGCCACTGGGTATTTGTGCCCGGCACGCggacgaagaagagagcGAGCCTGGCAGTCGCAGGCAAAGCGTCTGTCACACCATAGCAAAGGGACGGCCTCCCAACGAATGGAAGACCTTCCAGAGTGACCAGGAGACGACTTCGACACTAAGTTTCGAGTATGGGCCGGTTGCGAAGATGATTACAAAACGCAATAAGTCATGCGCATGCGAAGAGGCCTCGAACAGCGCCCTGAGGATTTCGCACGACTTTGTCCTGGAAGTTTCATTGTCAGCAGTAACGATGACATCTGATGAGCCTGCAGTATCAGTAGCATCTAACAGTTCTCGGATGATCAGAATTCATCGACGAGTCATCCTCACAGAGCGCCAGGATAACTCTTTCGAGAACCTTAGCGAAACGTTACCGGTATATACAAGCATCGAGTCTGACTTACCTGCCTACTTTGTATGATAAAACCAAACAAGAGAACAGCTTTTATTGCATAAAC encodes:
- a CDS encoding fungal-specific transcription factor domain-containing protein, which produces MRIQSSQPKAQRGCWTCKSRKIGCDRSLPCCENCLRTSRACQGYGPRLVWRPESTIEPRHIRSQLPPFSASSTQVPQGHETRFLIYDSKDMDLAAGRLNWHKALAGALAGPRCTPMLHRPSTDQESAIFSYYIHVIAPMCSTTQSDNGLWQELPSVALSMYDASTEALFYSMLAISGHHRWGPNAANTFKAKAVQALTRSLIHTNSHAQKSTPSQLAAVMMLCMHSVFDADEGHFYIHLGGARRVLQNLNLDYRQNKITEFLTVWLMYYHVLSGFVHPLRQAQDVYDDISLDRIISQDDSTIILGLLGCSPGVFIAIRRINILRASILFKQADVPVPTDTTEQRSALEAMLLSAEQHLSRDETTCLVHLNRAEAVAKAELYRLAALLYLQRVVPVDGDENRRAAYVQQALSIMSGLTVATSPWPCFIVACEVTLEEQRLQILEVLYKMDTVRKIGNMHVTRTIVETIWKQQDLRAGIEQVGWWSYPSLDLSVPWFA
- a CDS encoding cysteine synthase — encoded protein: MVPPPPAASILDVLGNTPVVKLQHVVPEGCADVYVKLEYFSATGSYKDRMAKSMIEEAERSGRLAPHMTVVEATGGSTGSSLAFVCAVKGYPFVAHSSNAYANEKLLTMAAFGATVDITHSPTGKATADLMTHMKSKAVELSKGDGYFYTDQFSNSDALVGYRQIGHELTAQFPNGFDAFCGSFGTGGMVMAVSSVLKPIMPDIRVVLVEPEGAALLSKGQKGAHGVDGISPGFISQHVDKALYDDTQALKEEEGREMCRKLAKYEGLFVGTSSGLNIAAAIHLARELGPGKKIVTVACDTGLKYLTGSLFSE